A region of the Candidatus Moraniibacteriota bacterium genome:
ATAAATAAAAAACAAAAATGAGCAACATTTTGTGTCCAGGCGAATATCCAAATTTTTTAATATTATCTAGTGATGTGCCGTTTATTTTGTATTATGCATTAATACCTGGGATGCTGATTTCTTTGCTTTTAGGTTTTTTTGTTTTATATAAAAGAAAAAATGAATTGGATTCTAAACTACTCTTTTTAGTTTCAATAGCGTTTTTTATTTGGGGATTTTTTGCTTTAGTGTTATTCGCGACAGTAGAAAGTAGAAGTGTTATATTTTTTTGGTCTCTGACAATATTAATAGAGCCACTCATTTATATCCTTAGTTTATATTTAACTTATGTTTTTATATACAAAAAAGATATTTCTTTTTTAAAAAAGGGTATATTATTTTTATTGCTATTGCCGCTTATAGTGCTTGTTCCAACAAAATTTAATTTATTGGGAGTCAATGTAGCTACTTGTGATGCTATTGAAGGTCCACTTGCACTCTATTATACTTATTTTTTGGAAATAATTTCTTCTTTCTGGATAATAATATTATCAATAATAAGATACAGAACATCAAATGATTATAAAGAAAAAAATAAAATTATATATTTTGCAATTGGTATTTCCATTTTTCTTTTAACTTTTTCTTCTGGTAATATCATTGGTAGTTTTACTTCTGATTGGGTATCTTCTCAATATGGATATTTCGGTATGCCAATATTTATGGGTTTTCTTGCTTATATTATCGTTAAATATAAAGCATTTAATATTAAACTTATTGGTGCACAAGCTCTAGTTATAGGATTGATTATTCTTATTGGTTCGCAATTTTTATTTATAAAAAACACAGCAAGCATAGTTTTAACAGGAATAACACTTGTATTGGTAGGCGGAATTGGCATAGCACTTATTCGTTCAGTAAAACTTGAAGTGGAGCGTAAAGAAATGTTGCAAAAAATGGCCGATAGTTTAGCTGAAGCAAACGATCAATTAAGAGTTTTGGACAATGCCAAGACTGAATTTATTTCTATTGCTTCTCATCAGCTTAGGACTCCTGTTACAGCCATCAAGGGATTTTCATCGCTTCTTATGGAGGGATCATATGGTGAAATGAGCAATACGATACGCGGGGCCATTGAAAAAATATATGTTTCCAGTGAAAACCTTGCCAATCTCATTGAAGACCTGTTGAATGTTTCACGTATTGAATCAGGCAGAATGACATTTTCATTTGAAAATGCCAATATAGGTAAAATGTTGAGTGACCTTTATGAAAACTTCCTGATTCTTGCCAAATCAAAGAAGTTTTATCTTGATTTAAAACTGCCAAAGGATCCGATACCTGAATTTAAAATGGATTTTAATAAGGTGCGTGAATTAGTTTCTAATTTTATTGACAATGCCTTGAAATATACAGAAAAAGGGGGAGTAACCATAAGCGCAGAAATTAGAGATGAAGGCGTGATCATAGATGACAGGGGGTTTGTCAAAACCGAAGAAAAATCGTCGTATGGAAAAGTTGTCAGGATCACAGTTTCTGACACGGGGATAGGAATACCTAAGGAAGAAATACATTTTCTTTTCAGGAAATTCTCACGAGGCAAAGATGTGTCGCGTTTACATGTCAGTGGTACTGGACTGGGTCTTTATGTCGGCAAGGCTATTGCCGAAGCCCACCATGGGGCAGTTTGGGTAGAATCGGATGGGCCAGGAATGGGAAGCAGATTTATGATTGAAATACCGATAAACAGTTAAATATATATAAAATATCAAGACTTCAAAATAGCAACCATAAGGTTGCTATTTTGTCTTATTTTAGGTACAATAAGAATGTCTTAAATTTTTTATTTTCAAACAAAAATATGTCAAAAATACTCCTTGTTGAAGATGATCCGATGATTGTTGAAATATACAAAAAAAAGTTCGAATCGGTCGGACTGGAAGTTGTCAATGCAACCACTGGTAAAGAGGTCTTGAAATTTGCGGCAGAAAGCGATTATGACCTTGTACTTTTGGATATGGTGCTTCCTGAAATGAGCGGCATGGACGTTTTAAAAGAGCTTAAGATGAGCGGTAACTACAATCCTGACCTGAAAGTTTTCATTTTTAGCAATCTCGACAAGTCTGAATATGAAGAAGAAACAAAAAATAATGGCGCAGAAGGCTTTATTGGCAAAACTGAATTTACCCCGTCACAATTAGCCCAAGAAATTCTCAAGATTTTAAATAAATACGGAGAGCAAAAAAAAAATAAAGAACGCATCAACGGGAAAGGAAAAAACAGTGCCAGTAAAAACAAAAGGATATTATTCATAGAGGATGAAAAAATTTTTCTCGAGATGTTCGGGAAAAAACTGGAAGATGATGGGTATACAGTTGAATATGCTCAAAATGGAGCATGGGGAAGCCGGATGGCAGCCGAAAATGAATATGATTTGATCATAACTGATATGGTAATGCCGGCCATGGGCGGAGACGAAATAATTCATCGCATAAAAATGGATGACAAAACAAAAGATATTCCGCTTATCGTGCTTTCTGCATCTGTATCTGATGAAAACAAAAAAATGGTAGAAGACATGGGTATTACAGATTTTTATGAGAAAACGAAAATTGTTCCCAGTGATATTTCAAGAAGAGTGGCTGAATTATTGAAATAAAAAATAATTTTATGCAAAGAATTAATATAATTGAAACGCCAAAATTTATCGGACAAGAAGTTAAACTTGCCGGCTGGGTTCATGTGCGTCGCGATCATGGAAAAATTATTTTCATAGATCTGCGCGATTCCAGCGGAATTCTCCAGACAGTTGTGATTCCGGATTATGTTAAAGTTTGTGATACAGCCAAAAAACTTCGCAGTGAATTTGTGATTGAGATGAAGGGCGTTGTAAAAGAAAGGCCAATGAGTGCCAGGAATGAAAAATCTCCAACAGGAGGAGTTGAATTAGAAGTAACTGCTATAAATATTCTTAATGAATCGAAAACTCCATCTTTTGAACTGACAAAAAGCACTGCTGAAGTACATGAAGATATAAGGTTAAAATATCGCTATCTTGATTTGCGCACAGAAAGAATGAGGAACAATATTTTAATGCGGAGCAAGATCATTAATTTTATCAGGAACTTTTATTCCCAAACAGGATTTATAGAAGTTGAAACTCCTATTTTGACCAAGGGAACGCCTGAAGGTTCGCGTGAATATATTGTTCCATCGCGTATTCATAAGGGCAATTTTTATGTGCTTCCGCAATCACCACAGCAGTTCAAGCAGCTATTGATGATTTCTGGAATTGAAAAGTATTTTCAAATAGCAAAATGTTTCCGTGATGAAGATCAGCGTGGCGATCGTCAGCCGGAATTTACACAGCTTGATGTTGAAATAAGTTTTTCTACCCAGCAGGAAATCATGCATATTTATGAAGAATGCATGATTGCGCTGGTAAAAGAAATTTATCCAGAGAAAAAAATCAAGCGGATTCCTTTTCCTGTTATTACCTATAAAGAATCTATAGAAAGATATGGGAATGATAAGCCAGATATGCGAAATGATAAAAATGATCCTAATGAGCTAGCCTTTTGTTGGGTGGTTGATTTCCCTATGTTTGAAAAAAATGATGAAGGAGAAATCGGATCTTCACATCACCCTTTCACGGCGCCACTTGATGAAGATATTGAATTGCTTGAAAAGAAACCACTCGAAGCTCGTGCTAAAGCTTACGATATTGTCCTAAATGGATATGAAATTGGTGGTGGCAGTGTCAGAATTCATTCCAAAGAATTACAGCACAAGATTTTTGAAATTTTAGGATTAAAAGAAGAAGATATACAATTACGTTTCGGGCATATGCTAGAGGCCTTTACTTTTGGTGCTCCGCCACATGGTGGAATGGCAGCCGGGCTTGATCGCTTGGTTATGATATTGCAAAACGAACCGAATATCAGGGAAGTCATTGCTTTTCCTAAGGATGGTGAAGCTAAGGACTTAATGATGGGATCCCCAAGTGAATTAGATGAAAAACAACTTTCCGAGGCTGGAATTAAAATTGCAAAGCAAAAGAAGACTATTTAATTGCTTTTTAAAATAAGTTAAAAACAAAACATAAATAATGGTAAAAGTTTTTGAAAAACACATTGAACATGTGGACAAAAAGAAATTAAAACTTTTGGGTTTTATTTCTTTTTTATTTGGGTTTTCCCAGGCTGTTTTGGTTTATGTAATTGCTGATTACTTCAGAGAATCTTTCGGTTCAAGCAATGTCAGCATTTTTTATTTCATAAGTTATGCGGTGGCTCTAGTTGGCGTTTTAAATATGCATAAAATAATCAAACAGTTCGGAAAAGCAACGACCATGTTTATTTTTTTATTTTTTCAGGTTTGCAGTGTGACTTTTCTTATCTTCACCCAGCCTTCACTTTTAGGAGTTTTTCTTTTAATGTCTTTCATAGTTTCCAGCTATTTAGCCTGGGTGGTTCTTGATATTATGATAGAAAGCTATTCTGAAGATAAAAAATCTGGGCGTATCCGCGGAATACATCTAACCATTCTTAATGCAGGGTTTTTAGTGGGTCCGCTTATTTCTACTCAAATTCTGGAAAAATTTGGATTTAATGGTTTATTTTTTCTTTCCATGATAATAAGCATGTTTATGTTCATGGTTGCGCTGCTTGGTTTGCGTAATATCAATCAAAGATTTTCTCAAGATCTGACGATTCGTGACTTATTCAAAAAAATATTCGTGAATTCAGATGTCATGAAAATATATTCAATTTCCCTGGCTTTAGAGTTTTTCTTTGCGCTTATGGTGGTTTATACTTCTTTGCATCTGCTTGAGCTAGGCATGTCTTGGTCTAAAATTGGTGTTATTTTTACAATAATGCTTTTACCTTTTGTTTTCTTTGGATATTTAGTCGGTTTTTTGGCTGATAAAAATTTTGGAGAAAAAGAAATGATAATTTTAGGGCTGGTCATAATTATGTTTTCTTCAGGCAGCATTTTTTTTATTTCATCAACTTCTGTTTGGGTATGGGGTATCATTTTGTTTATAACCCGTATAGGGGCGACAATCATAGAAACTTTGCGTGATTCTTATTTTTATAAAAAAATAGACGGCAGAGATGTTGATATTATAAGTTTTTTCAGGACTACCCCTTCAGTGGCTTACATTTTAGCCACGGCTATTTCAGCTATAATATTAATATTTTTCCCATTGAAATCAGTTTTTTTAATAGTCTCATTTTCTGCCTTTTTGGCGCTTTTTGTCGCGGTCAAATTGGTTGACAATAAGGCCGAAAAAGAAATTTAGTATGCATAATTACCAAATTAAAACTGAAAACTTTGAAGGCCCACTAGATCTTTTGCTACAGATGACAGAAGACCAAAAGCTTGATATAACCAGAGTTAGCTTAGCAAAAATCGCTGACCAGTATTTGGAATATGTTGCCAATGCCCAAAATATAACACTTGGACATCTGGCTGATTTTTTGTCTATAGCTTCTAAGCTTATTCTGATAAAATCAAAAGCTTTGCTTCCTTTGCTTGAATTTACAGAAGAGGAAGAAGCAGAAATCAAGGATCTGGAATATCAATTGGCAGAATACAAAAAATTCAAAGAAGCTTCAAAAAAAATGGGCTTGCTATATAGTTGTCCAAAGGAAAGTTTTTCTAGGGAAGGATTTTCCGGAAGAGGCGTGTTTTTTTTCCCTCCAGAAAACATTAACGTAGATGATTTAGCAAAAACATTTTCTAGAATACTAGGAGAAATACCAATAGCAGATAAACTTGAAGAGGAAATGGTAAAGGAAATTCTGACATTGGAAGATAAAATTATTCATTTGCAGAACACTCTGCAGGAAAAGGTTGAAACTTCTTTTTCGGAACTCGTGTCTAATGCTAAGGACAAGGTAGAAATTATAGTTTCATTTTTGGCGATGCTGGAATTGATTAAACAAAAACTAATCCATGTCGAACAGAACGAATTGTTTTCCGAGATACACATGAAAAACATAGAATAAAAATTATAAATAAAAAAATATGGAACAAGAAAAATTACAGTCGATAATAGAAAGCATTTTATTTGTTAATGGTGAACCGATTAAAAAAGCAAAATTATTCAAAATTTTATCAGAGAAAGTTCAGATTGAAGATATAGAGAAATGCATAGAAAATATTTCGGAAAAATATTCAAAAGCAGAAAGTGGTTTGACTTTAATAAAAAAAGATAATGAAATTCAGCTAGTTTCAAATCCAGAAAACGCCCAATACATCGAAAGCTTGGTTAAAAGCGAACTGCAGGATTCTCTTTCCAGTGCGGCGCTGGAGGTTGTTTCGATAATTGCATACCGTTCTCCTATTTCAAAGGCAGAAATTGAGGCTATTCGTGGTGTTAATTGTTCTTATACCTTGCGAAATTTGCTTTTACGTGGCTTGATTGAAAGAAATAGTGATCCTAGGGATGGCAGAAGCTATGTATATTCGGTTTCCTTTGATTTCCTTAAAAAATTAGGCGTTGATGGCGTGAAAAAACTCCCGGAATATGATACACTTTCAGTAGACGAAAGGATTAATTCTATCATTAATAACGAGTAATAAAAAGACTATGGCAATGTGGGCTACAATTTTGATGATTGTAATTTTTCCATTGAATTCTTTCTTGGTCATGCAGGAAATTTTTTCTGTTGGAGAACAGACTAATTTTAAATCGGGTAGCCACAGTATTCAGTCTGAAGTAAGGGGTGTGGAATCTTCTAAATCTAAAGAGCCTAAAAAAACCAAAGCTCAAGCTGTTGATTATCCGGAATATCAACCTACAAGGAAAGATGGAATAAAAGATCTCGTGGTTCCTGGAGCACATGCTTCAGTGGTTATTGATGCTGATACTGGAATAGTTTTGCATGATAATAATGGCAAACAGCAGAGACAAATAGCATCGCTAACAAAAATTATGACAGCATTATTGGTAGTGGAGAAAGTAAAAAACCTAGATGAAGAAGTCGTAATTGATGAAGAAGCAATTTATGCTGATGGAACAAAAATAGGTTGTCCTCGTAGCGGATTTTGTAATGGACAAAGATTAATGGTTGGAGAAAAAATATCTGTTAAAAATCTTTTAGAGGCAGCATTATTAAATAGTGCAAATGATGCAGCCATAGCACTCGGAAAACATATTTCTGGTTCACAGGATGCATTTGCTGAACTCATGAATAAAAGAGCTAAAGAACTCGGCCTTGTTGATAGTCATTTTTGCACTCCTTCTGGGTTGGAACCTGATGGACGTGAGTCAGAGTGTTATTCTTCCGCCTATGATATTGCTAAAATAACTGCTTATTCTCTCAGGTATAATGAAATATGGAAAATATTTAATTTTTCGCAGGACAATCCAATATCAATCTGTTCAACAGACGGAAAAACCGAACATGATATTCTAAATACTGTTTTAAATATTGTACAAATACCGAATGCTTTGGGTTGTAAAACTGGGTTTACTCCGTTGGCTGGCCGCTCGCTTCTTGCAGTCGTTTCAGATTCAACTAAAAAGCATCGTGTTGTAGCAGTTGTCTTAGACGATAACACGCGCTGGCAAGATGTAAAAAATATGACGAGTTGGGCATTCGATTCATATGTATGGAACCATATTAATAAATCTGAAGTAAGCAAACTTTAATTTTTCACAATCCTGCATAAAATATATGGAATTTGCTCAAATTCAAACAATTCCTGAAGCAATAAATGTATTGAAAATTTTTGCTACGGGCTTAATTGCCTGCATTTTAACATTTTTAATTACTCCACTTTGGACCCATATACTTTATAAATATAAAATAGGCATCAAAATAAAAAGTACCGATGTAAATGGGGAAAAATTGAATTTTATAAATAAATTACACGCTGAAAAGGCAGGAACTCCAACAATGGGTGGAGCTGTGATTTGGATTGCAATTTTAATTTTAGTCTTTTCTTCGCATTATATCTTTCCTTGGATTGCAAAATATTTGAATATAAATTTTATAGCCCGGCTTGATTTTCTAAGCCGCTCGCAGGTCTGGCTTCCTCTTTTTGCCCTTACTGCCGCCGGCGTATTGGGATTTTTTGACGACATTATGAGCGTACGTGGGTGGGGGAAAAATAAGGGCGGAGGCATGCGTTTTATAATGCGTTTTGGATGGCTATTAGTTATTGCGGCATACGGATCATGGTGGTTTTTCTATAAGTTAGGATGGGACACTATTCATATTCCAGCAGTGGGAGATTTTTCTATAGGTTTTTGGTATATTCCTCTTTTCATTTTTGTGATTCTATTTTCTGCTATTTCTTCAAATGAAACCGATGGATTAGATGGCCTTAATGGGGGAGTTCTGCTTATGGCATTCTTTTCCTTTGCCATAATAGCTTTTATGCAGAATAAAGTTAACTTAGCCTCATTTTGTGCAGCTTTAGCGGGTTCTATACTTGCGTTTCTTTGGTTTAATATTTATCCTGCCCGTTTCTTCATGGGAGACACAGGAGCGGTTTCGCTTGGAGCAACATTGGGTGTTGTGGCGATGCTGACCAATTCAGTCCTGGTTCTTTTTGTTATTGCATTTTTTTACATTTTGGAGTCAGGAAGCGTAACTATACAATTATTGAGTAAGAAATTTTTTCATAAGAAAGTTTTTTTAGCCGCCCCAATCCATCATCATTTTGAAGCCAAAGGCTGGCCGGAAGCTAAAATTACAATGCGCGCTTGGATTTTTACTATGATTACGGCGCTTTTGGGAGTCTTGATTGCAATTTTTGGAATGGGTAAAATTCACTAACCTTAAATTAATAAACTTAACTGAAATGAAAAAAATACAAGAAGCTAATCTATTTAACAAAAAAGTTATACTCAGGGTTGATTTTAACGTGGCTGTTAAAGACGGAAAGGTTAAGGAGGGATTCAAAATAGAAGCCGCCAAGGAAACACTTAATTATCTTCTCGAAAAAAAATGTAAAGTAGCTATGGTTTCACATTTCGGACGACCAGAAGGTAAAATTAATCCAGAATTATCCTTGCGGCAAATAAAAAATGATATAGAAAATATATTAGAAACTAAAATTTTTTTCATTGGAGACTGTCTTTCGGAAGAAATAAAAAACAAACTTAATGATTTGAGTGCAAATGAAATTTTGCTTTTAGAAAACGTGCGTTTTTATGAAGGGGAAGAAAGTAATGAAAAAGATTTCGCACGAAAATTGGCTAACAATTTTGATGTTTTTATTAATGACGCTTTCAGTGTTAGTCATAGGGATCAAGCCTCGGTTACTGGAATCACTAATTTTTTGCCCAGCTTTTCGGGCTTGAGGTTGCAAAAAGAAATTGAAGAAATGGAAAAGATAAAGAATAATTTTGAAAAACCTGCCATAGCCATAATAGGCGGCGCTAAAATAGAAACAAAATTGCCCGTTATAAATTTTTTTGAAAATAAATATGACCATATTCTGGTAGGTGGAAAAATCGCCAATGAAGCTTTAGATAAGAAAATTGAATTTAGCGACAAAGTTATTTTGCCAATCGATTTTGTAGATGACAGATTGGACATAGGTCCAAAAACATTAGAAATATTCGAAGAATTTATAAAATCATCCAAAACAATTGTTTGGAATGGGCCAACTGGAAAATTTGAAGAAAAAAAATATTCCGTAAGTTCCGATAAAATACTCCAAACTATTTTAGAAAGTAAGGCTTATGTTGTTATTGGAGGTGGGGAAACCCTTGAAATTCTTGAGAAAAAAAATGCTTTAAATAAAGTAAATTTTGTTTCAACTGGCGGAGGAGCTATGCTTGATTATCTTGGAGGGAATAAAATGCCTGGAATTGAGGCTCTAAAATAATATTTATGCTATAATAATAAAAATCAGATTTAATTTTTAGAAAAATAAAAAAATGCCAAAAATTTCTAAAGTTTATGCAAGAGAAATATTGGATTCTAGAGGAAATCCAACTGTTGAAGTAGAAGTTTCATTGGATAATGGAATCAGCGCTGTTGCAGCAGTTCCTTCTGGTGCCTCAACCGGCAAATTCGAAGCTCTTGAACTGCGGGATGGAGATGAAAAGAGGTATGGAGGTCTAGGAGTTCTTAAGGCTGTAGAAAATGTTAATAAAAAAATTCAGAACAAGCTTATTGGTAAAGATGTTTTTGATCAATTTAAAATTGATAAGATAATGCTGGATTTTGATGGAACAGAAAATAAATCAAATCTGGGGGCTAACGCTATTTTGGGAGTTTCACTTGCAGTATGTAAAGCTGCGGCTAAAAGCGAGGGTTTACCTCTTTATAAATATATTAATAAAATTTCAAAAAGCAGTGAGAAAATGAAAATCCCGGTTCCTATGTTCAATGTTCTCAATGGGGGAAAGCACAGTGATAGCGGGTTAAGCATACAGGAATTTAAAATTATTCCGACAGGCATCAAAAAGTTTTCAGAGCAGCTTCGTGCTGGAAGTGAAATTTTCCATACACTAAAAAAAATTATTGAAGCTACGCATCAAAGCAGCGGTGTCGGGGACGAAGGAGGTTTTTCTCCCAAGCTGGAAAGCAATACCCAGGCGCTTGAAATGATAAACCAGGCCATAATTAAGAGCGATTATAAACTAGGCGCCCAAATCAATCTTGGAATAGATGCTGCAGCGAGTAATTTTTATGATGAAGAGGAGGGGAATTATACACTGAAACCAGAAGGCGCTCATTTGGAAAAAGAACGTCTGGTTGCAATGTACCGCGAGTGGATAGACAAATATCATGTGGTTTCCATAGAGGACGGCCTAGCAGAAGATGATTGGCAGGGGTGGGCGATGATGACCGATAAGATTGCAAAAAAACCAATCCTAGAAGGTATTGCAAAAAATATTTTAAAACAAAATTTGCTTATCGGAGACGATTTATTAGTGACGAATGTGAAAAGAGTCGAACGCGCTATCAAAGAAAAAGCCTGCAATGCTGTTCTTATTAAAGTTAATCAAATTGGAACACTTAGTGAAACTCTAGACTGTATAAAATTAGCCAAGAAAAACAAAATGAAGGTTATGATTTCTCATCGTAGCGGAGAAACAACGGATGATTTTATTGCTGATTTGGCAGTCGGAACTGCAGCTGAATTTATAAAGTCAGGATCACTTTCGCGTGGTGAAAGACTTTGTAAATATAATAGATTGATGAAAATAGAAGAAGAAATAAAGTAATTTTTTTAAATTTATTGGGTTATGAAAATTATTTGTATCGGTTCGTCTACTAAAGACGTATTTTTTCCAATAGATGGGGGATTGATAATGGAAACGCCGGAAGATTTAGAGGCCCAAAGAAAAATCGCTTTTGAATTAGGAGCCAAATATCAATTGGCTAATGTTCGCCATGAAGCCGTTGGCGGTTGTGCTGCAAATGTAGCTTGTGGTTTAGCACGCCTAAGCATTAAATCTTTTTGCTGTACTCGTGTGGGTAATGATCAATCAGGAAAATGGATTAAGGATGAGTTAAAAAAGGAAGGTGTTGAA
Encoded here:
- a CDS encoding HAMP domain-containing sensor histidine kinase, which gives rise to MSNILCPGEYPNFLILSSDVPFILYYALIPGMLISLLLGFFVLYKRKNELDSKLLFLVSIAFFIWGFFALVLFATVESRSVIFFWSLTILIEPLIYILSLYLTYVFIYKKDISFLKKGILFLLLLPLIVLVPTKFNLLGVNVATCDAIEGPLALYYTYFLEIISSFWIIILSIIRYRTSNDYKEKNKIIYFAIGISIFLLTFSSGNIIGSFTSDWVSSQYGYFGMPIFMGFLAYIIVKYKAFNIKLIGAQALVIGLIILIGSQFLFIKNTASIVLTGITLVLVGGIGIALIRSVKLEVERKEMLQKMADSLAEANDQLRVLDNAKTEFISIASHQLRTPVTAIKGFSSLLMEGSYGEMSNTIRGAIEKIYVSSENLANLIEDLLNVSRIESGRMTFSFENANIGKMLSDLYENFLILAKSKKFYLDLKLPKDPIPEFKMDFNKVRELVSNFIDNALKYTEKGGVTISAEIRDEGVIIDDRGFVKTEEKSSYGKVVRITVSDTGIGIPKEEIHFLFRKFSRGKDVSRLHVSGTGLGLYVGKAIAEAHHGAVWVESDGPGMGSRFMIEIPINS
- a CDS encoding response regulator, which gives rise to MSKILLVEDDPMIVEIYKKKFESVGLEVVNATTGKEVLKFAAESDYDLVLLDMVLPEMSGMDVLKELKMSGNYNPDLKVFIFSNLDKSEYEEETKNNGAEGFIGKTEFTPSQLAQEILKILNKYGEQKKNKERINGKGKNSASKNKRILFIEDEKIFLEMFGKKLEDDGYTVEYAQNGAWGSRMAAENEYDLIITDMVMPAMGGDEIIHRIKMDDKTKDIPLIVLSASVSDENKKMVEDMGITDFYEKTKIVPSDISRRVAELLK
- the aspS gene encoding aspartate--tRNA ligase, with protein sequence MQRINIIETPKFIGQEVKLAGWVHVRRDHGKIIFIDLRDSSGILQTVVIPDYVKVCDTAKKLRSEFVIEMKGVVKERPMSARNEKSPTGGVELEVTAINILNESKTPSFELTKSTAEVHEDIRLKYRYLDLRTERMRNNILMRSKIINFIRNFYSQTGFIEVETPILTKGTPEGSREYIVPSRIHKGNFYVLPQSPQQFKQLLMISGIEKYFQIAKCFRDEDQRGDRQPEFTQLDVEISFSTQQEIMHIYEECMIALVKEIYPEKKIKRIPFPVITYKESIERYGNDKPDMRNDKNDPNELAFCWVVDFPMFEKNDEGEIGSSHHPFTAPLDEDIELLEKKPLEARAKAYDIVLNGYEIGGGSVRIHSKELQHKIFEILGLKEEDIQLRFGHMLEAFTFGAPPHGGMAAGLDRLVMILQNEPNIREVIAFPKDGEAKDLMMGSPSELDEKQLSEAGIKIAKQKKTI
- a CDS encoding MFS transporter, whose product is MVKVFEKHIEHVDKKKLKLLGFISFLFGFSQAVLVYVIADYFRESFGSSNVSIFYFISYAVALVGVLNMHKIIKQFGKATTMFIFLFFQVCSVTFLIFTQPSLLGVFLLMSFIVSSYLAWVVLDIMIESYSEDKKSGRIRGIHLTILNAGFLVGPLISTQILEKFGFNGLFFLSMIISMFMFMVALLGLRNINQRFSQDLTIRDLFKKIFVNSDVMKIYSISLALEFFFALMVVYTSLHLLELGMSWSKIGVIFTIMLLPFVFFGYLVGFLADKNFGEKEMIILGLVIIMFSSGSIFFISSTSVWVWGIILFITRIGATIIETLRDSYFYKKIDGRDVDIISFFRTTPSVAYILATAISAIILIFFPLKSVFLIVSFSAFLALFVAVKLVDNKAEKEI
- a CDS encoding segregation/condensation protein A, whose product is MHNYQIKTENFEGPLDLLLQMTEDQKLDITRVSLAKIADQYLEYVANAQNITLGHLADFLSIASKLILIKSKALLPLLEFTEEEEAEIKDLEYQLAEYKKFKEASKKMGLLYSCPKESFSREGFSGRGVFFFPPENINVDDLAKTFSRILGEIPIADKLEEEMVKEILTLEDKIIHLQNTLQEKVETSFSELVSNAKDKVEIIVSFLAMLELIKQKLIHVEQNELFSEIHMKNIE
- the scpB gene encoding SMC-Scp complex subunit ScpB — protein: MEQEKLQSIIESILFVNGEPIKKAKLFKILSEKVQIEDIEKCIENISEKYSKAESGLTLIKKDNEIQLVSNPENAQYIESLVKSELQDSLSSAALEVVSIIAYRSPISKAEIEAIRGVNCSYTLRNLLLRGLIERNSDPRDGRSYVYSVSFDFLKKLGVDGVKKLPEYDTLSVDERINSIINNE
- a CDS encoding phospho-N-acetylmuramoyl-pentapeptide-transferase codes for the protein MEFAQIQTIPEAINVLKIFATGLIACILTFLITPLWTHILYKYKIGIKIKSTDVNGEKLNFINKLHAEKAGTPTMGGAVIWIAILILVFSSHYIFPWIAKYLNINFIARLDFLSRSQVWLPLFALTAAGVLGFFDDIMSVRGWGKNKGGGMRFIMRFGWLLVIAAYGSWWFFYKLGWDTIHIPAVGDFSIGFWYIPLFIFVILFSAISSNETDGLDGLNGGVLLMAFFSFAIIAFMQNKVNLASFCAALAGSILAFLWFNIYPARFFMGDTGAVSLGATLGVVAMLTNSVLVLFVIAFFYILESGSVTIQLLSKKFFHKKVFLAAPIHHHFEAKGWPEAKITMRAWIFTMITALLGVLIAIFGMGKIH
- the pgk gene encoding phosphoglycerate kinase, with product MKKIQEANLFNKKVILRVDFNVAVKDGKVKEGFKIEAAKETLNYLLEKKCKVAMVSHFGRPEGKINPELSLRQIKNDIENILETKIFFIGDCLSEEIKNKLNDLSANEILLLENVRFYEGEESNEKDFARKLANNFDVFINDAFSVSHRDQASVTGITNFLPSFSGLRLQKEIEEMEKIKNNFEKPAIAIIGGAKIETKLPVINFFENKYDHILVGGKIANEALDKKIEFSDKVILPIDFVDDRLDIGPKTLEIFEEFIKSSKTIVWNGPTGKFEEKKYSVSSDKILQTILESKAYVVIGGGETLEILEKKNALNKVNFVSTGGGAMLDYLGGNKMPGIEALK
- the eno gene encoding phosphopyruvate hydratase, with translation MPKISKVYAREILDSRGNPTVEVEVSLDNGISAVAAVPSGASTGKFEALELRDGDEKRYGGLGVLKAVENVNKKIQNKLIGKDVFDQFKIDKIMLDFDGTENKSNLGANAILGVSLAVCKAAAKSEGLPLYKYINKISKSSEKMKIPVPMFNVLNGGKHSDSGLSIQEFKIIPTGIKKFSEQLRAGSEIFHTLKKIIEATHQSSGVGDEGGFSPKLESNTQALEMINQAIIKSDYKLGAQINLGIDAAASNFYDEEEGNYTLKPEGAHLEKERLVAMYREWIDKYHVVSIEDGLAEDDWQGWAMMTDKIAKKPILEGIAKNILKQNLLIGDDLLVTNVKRVERAIKEKACNAVLIKVNQIGTLSETLDCIKLAKKNKMKVMISHRSGETTDDFIADLAVGTAAEFIKSGSLSRGERLCKYNRLMKIEEEIK